A region from the Drosophila takahashii strain IR98-3 E-12201 chromosome 2L, DtakHiC1v2, whole genome shotgun sequence genome encodes:
- the Taf12L gene encoding transcription initiation factor TFIID subunit 12 translates to MERKNKDFWSFGRNGDDSDKSSDSETHFSTRSSSSSSDSSSDSCVEVKPSSEMESLCVPGGSYDIITKSNLQQFVQKIDGNSSLDDQGCDMMAKIADAFANDVSMRMVKLAKYRKSRVGLLDLKFVLKREYNMEFPNK, encoded by the exons ATGGAGAGGAAGAACAAGGACTTCTGGTCCTTTGGCCGCAATGGCGACGACAGCGATAAATCGTCTGACAGCGAGACTCACTTTTCCACCAGATCCTCGAGCAGCTCCAGCGACTCCAGCAGCGACAGTTGCGTCGAAGTGAAGCCGTCTAGCGAAATGGAGAGCCTCTGCGTCCCAGGCGGCAGCTATGAT attaTAACCAAGAGCAACCTGCAGCAATTTGTGCAGAAAATCGACGGAAATTCCTCGCTGGACGATCAGGGCTGCGATATGATGGCCAAAATAGCCGATGCCTTCGCTAATGACGTCTCCATGCGCATGGTCAAGTTGGCCAAGTACCGAAAGAGCCGTGTAGGCCTGCTAGACCTGAAGTTCGTCCTCAAGCGCGAATACAACATGGAGTTTCCCaacaaataa